Genomic DNA from Amycolatopsis alba DSM 44262:
TCTCGCAGGCGGCGGCGATCGAGCGGGCGCAGACGCTGATGAGCATCAACGTCACCTCGAAGGCGGAAAAGGAGGCGATCGCCGAGATGCTCGGCGACTTCCGCTTCTCGGCCGGGTTCGGGAAGACGTTGTCCCGGCTGGTCCGGCACGGCATCGGCGTCCACCACGCCGGGATGCTGCCGAAGTACCGGCGCCTGGTCGAGCAGCTCGCGCAAGCCGGGCTGCTGAAGGTGATCTGCGGGACCGACACGCTCGGCGTCGGCATCAACGTACCTATTCGCACAGTGGTCTTTTCAGCGCTGACGAAGTACGACGGCGTACGGCAACGGCATCTCAAGGCGCGCGAGTTCCACCAGATCGCCGGGCGCGCGGGGCGGGCCGGGTACGACACCGACGGCTACGTCGTCGTGCAGGCGCCGGACCACGTCGTCGAAAACGCCAAGGCGCTGGAGAAGGCGGGTGACGACCCGAAGAAGAAAAAGAAGATCGTCCGCAAGAAGGCGCCCGAAGGGTTCGTCAACTGGACGGAGAGCACCTTCGACCGGCTGATCGCGGCCGAGCCGGAGCCGCTCACGTCGAGCTTCCACGTCAGCCACTCGATGCTGCTGAACGTCATCTCCCGACCGGGCAACGCGTTCGACTCGATGCGGCATCTGCTGGAGGACAACCACTCCGACCGTCCCGCCCAGCGGAAACTGATCCTGCGCGCGATCGCGATCTACCGAGCGCTGCTCGCGGCCGGTGTCGTGGAGCGGCTCGACGAACCCGACGAGCAGGGCCGGATCGTCCGGCTCACCGTGGACCTGCAGTTCGACTTCGCGCTGAACCAGCCGCTCTCGCCGTTCGCGCTGGCCGCGATCGAACTGCTCGACGTCGAATCGCCGTCGTATCCGCTCGACGTCGTGTCCATTGTGGAATCCACAGTGGACAATCCGCGCCCGGTGCTTTCGCAGCAGCAGTTCAAGGCGCGTGGCGAGGCCGTCCAGGCGATGAAGGCCGAGGGCATCGAGTACGACGAGCGGATGGAACTGCTCGAAAACGTCACGTACCCGAAGCCGCTGGAGGAATTGCTGGAGGCGGCGTATTCCCGCTACCGGCAAGGGCATCCGTGGGTCGAGGACTACGAGCTGAAGCCGAAATCGGTCGTGCGCGACATGTACGAGCGCGCGATGAACTTCGTGGAGTACATCGGTTTCTACCAGCTCGCCCGTTCGGAAGGGCTGGTGCTGCGGTATCTCACCGACACCTATGACTCGCTCCGGCACACGGTTCCCGACGAGGCCAAGGACGAGGGGCTGCAGGACCTCATCGAATGGCTCGGCGAACTGGTGCGCCAGGTCGACTCCAGCCTCCTCGACGAGTGGGAAGCCTTGCGGCACCCCGAAGAGGAAGGCCCGGTCTCGGCGCGGCCGCCGTCCGAACCGCCCGCGGTCACGCGGAACGAGCGGGCGTTCCGGGTGCTCGTGCGGAACGAGCTGTTCCGCCGGGTCGAACTGGCCGCCCGGCGGTCCTACGGGACGCTCGGCGAGCTGGACGCGGCTTCGGGCTGGGACGCGGACGCGTGGGAAGACGCCATCGAGGACTACTTCGACGAGCACGAAACCCTCGGCATCGGGCCGGACGCGCGCGGGCCCAAGCTGCTGATCATCGAGAAGGAGACGGAGATCTGGCGGGTGCGGCAGATCTTCGACGACCCGGCGGGCGACCACGACTGGGGCATCAGCGCGGAGGTCGACCTGGCGGCTTCGGACGAGGCGGGCTCAGCGGTCATCCGGATCACCGCGGTGGACCAGCTCTGATTCAGGTGGCGGGGACAGCCGCCGGGCGGAGTTCCCGGCGGCGTCGCACCAGCTGCACGATCAGCACGACCAACGAGAGCGCGGGCAGCGGGTAGCCCAGGAGAAGGCCCACCGTGATGTCGATGAGCGGCGCGGCGACGGCGGCGACGAACATCCACGTCGGCGCCACGGGCAGCTTCGGGCCGGTCCGGACTTTGCCCCACGGCTTCGCCACCGAAAGCCACGCCTGGAACGCCAGCGCGCTCGCCATCAGCGCGGTTCCGGCGACCAGGGCTACCGGTGCCGGTTCACCCACCCGCGCCGCCACGACGGAATCCTGCAAAGCGCCTGACAGCAGGAAGATCCCGGCGTAGAGCTGCACGAGCGTGATCGCGAACTTCGCCAGCACCCACCAGTGCCGGGCGAATCCCCAGGCCGTCGCCGCGGCGAGCATGAAACCGGTGAAGGCCGACGCGTTGGCGAGCGGGGCCAGCAGGAGCGAGTCGATCTCGTGCGCCATGGACGTCGCGGCGACGCGGATCGCGTCATCCTCGGTGGTGCGGCTGATCGCCAGGAGGGTGAACAGTGCCAAGGCCTGCCCCATCCAGCCCACCGAGGTGATGACGTGCAGCCAGACGGTCAGCTGCCGCCATGTCTTCTTCCCCATGCCGCACACCTTCGCGTGACCGCCCCGCCCGGCACATCCGGGGCGACCCTGAAATCAGGCCGGAAGGGGCGGGAAACAGGCCTGGGCGTCGTGGCCGTCGAACCACAGCCCGACCGTGAACGCCATGGTCGCCTCCATGAGCCGTGCCCGGTCGAGCCCGCCGGCGTTCAGCGGCGTGCAACCGATGTCGCGCACCAGGGAACTCACCACCTCGACAGCCTCCGGCGGGCCGCAGAGCGGCACCGCGAG
This window encodes:
- a CDS encoding DEAD/DEAH box helicase, translating into MTLTDLLPAAPDPDSLFEAFSTWTAERGLELYPAQEEAIIEVVSGANLILSTPTGSGKSLVAVGAHFTALAHGRRSYYTAPIKALVSEKFFQLIEIFGPENVGMMTGDSAVNADAPIICCTAEILANMALRFGADAPVGQVIADEFHFYSEPDRGWAWQVPLLELPNAQFVLMSATLGDVSFFEKDLTRRTGRPTAVVTSAERPVPLTFRYALTPLHETMSELLHGGQSPVYVVHFSQAAAIERAQTLMSINVTSKAEKEAIAEMLGDFRFSAGFGKTLSRLVRHGIGVHHAGMLPKYRRLVEQLAQAGLLKVICGTDTLGVGINVPIRTVVFSALTKYDGVRQRHLKAREFHQIAGRAGRAGYDTDGYVVVQAPDHVVENAKALEKAGDDPKKKKKIVRKKAPEGFVNWTESTFDRLIAAEPEPLTSSFHVSHSMLLNVISRPGNAFDSMRHLLEDNHSDRPAQRKLILRAIAIYRALLAAGVVERLDEPDEQGRIVRLTVDLQFDFALNQPLSPFALAAIELLDVESPSYPLDVVSIVESTVDNPRPVLSQQQFKARGEAVQAMKAEGIEYDERMELLENVTYPKPLEELLEAAYSRYRQGHPWVEDYELKPKSVVRDMYERAMNFVEYIGFYQLARSEGLVLRYLTDTYDSLRHTVPDEAKDEGLQDLIEWLGELVRQVDSSLLDEWEALRHPEEEGPVSARPPSEPPAVTRNERAFRVLVRNELFRRVELAARRSYGTLGELDAASGWDADAWEDAIEDYFDEHETLGIGPDARGPKLLIIEKETEIWRVRQIFDDPAGDHDWGISAEVDLAASDEAGSAVIRITAVDQL